AGATAGCCCGCAAACCAAGCTCGCCATACAGCGATAAGCTGACACCAAAACAGATTAAGAGTATACTGAACCGCAGTATCACCCAGAGTGAGCGTTACCGTACGATGAAGGCTGCGGGATATTCTGAGGATGAAATCAAGGCGGCATTCCGCAAGAAGCAGGAGATGACCGTATTTACCTATCATGGTGATATTGATACGCTGATGAGTCCGCTTGATTCTATCCGTTATTACAAGAGTTTTCTGCGTAGCGGTTTTATGAGCATGGATCCTAAGACGGGTGCTGTGAAAGCGTATGTGGGTGGATTGGATTATACTCATTTCATGTATGATATGGTGAGTCTGGGACGCCGGCAGGTGGGTTCTACCATCAAGCCATTCCTTTACAGTCTGGCGATGTCTAACGGCTTCCAGCCTTGCGATCTGGCGCCTAACCGTCAGCGGACCTATATGGTGGCAGGTCGTCCGTGGACACCTCGCAATGCCAACCATTCACGTGCCGGACAGATGGTTCCGCTGAGTTGGGGATTGGCGCAGAGTAGCAACTGGGTGAGTGCTTATCTGATGAGTAAGCTCAATCCGCAGCAGTTCGTACAGATGTTGCGCGACTTCGGCATCAACAGTCCTGATATCCATGCATCCATGAGCCTCTGTCTGGGACCATGTGAGGTAAGTGTCAGCGAGATGGTGAGCGCTTATACCGTATTTGCCAACCACGGCATCCGTACAGCTCCCATGTTTGTGAGCCGTATCGAGGATAATGAAGGTAATACGATTGCTACCTTCCAGCCACGTATGAACGAGGTGATCAGTGCAGATAATGCCATGAAGATGCTCACCATGCTGATGGGCGTTGTGGATAATGGTACGGCAGGAAGACTGCGCTACCGTTATAACCTGGAAGGACAGATTGGCGCCAAGACCGGTACTACCAATAACAACAGCGATGGTTGGTTTATCGGCTTTACTCCACAACTCGTAAGTGGCTGCTGGGTAGGTGGTGAGGAGCGTGATATCCACTTCGATTCCATGAGTATGGGTCAGGGTGCTACCATGGCTTTGCCTATCTGGGCGATATTCATGAAGAAGGTTTATGCCGACCCGTCGCTGGGTATCAGTCCTGCTATCAAGTTCGATTTGCCGGAAGACTACAATCCTTGTTCCCGCAAGGCAGCCGAACAGGATGACTTTGAGGAAGTAGGAGGTGGCAGTATCGACGAAGTTTTCGAATAAGAACCAAGGCATTCGCCATTTTTGCATGTATTTATTTTAAATAGTGCAAAAATGGCGAATGTTATTTGTTTATATGCATTTTTTTTTGTATTTTTGCAGAGTTTTAGAACATGCACAGCCTGAATGATGTTTCTTCGGGTTTTTCAAAATAGAAATAAAATAAAAAATCATTATAATGAACGTTTCATACAAATGGCTTAAAGAATACGTTGATTTCGATTTGACACCACAGGAGACTGCGGACGCGTTGACCTCTTGCGGACTCGAAGTTGACGCTTTGGAAGAAGTTCAGTCTGTCAAGGGCGGACTGAAAGGTCTCTATGTGGGTAAAGTATTGACATGCGAGGAGCATCCTAACAGTGATCACCTCCATGTTACAACCGTTGACTTGGGCAAGGGCGAACCTCAGCAGATTGTCTGTGGTGCTCCTAACGTTGCTGCAGGTCAGAAGGTTATCGTGGCTGATTTGGGCTGCGTGCTTTACGATGGCGACCAGAGTTTTACCATCAAGAAGAGCAAACTCCGCGGTGTAGAGAGTTTGGGTATGATCTGTGCTGAGGATGAGATTGGTGTAGGTACCTCTCACGACGGCATCATCGTACTCCCAGAAGATGCTCCGGTAGGTCAGCCTGCTGCTGAGTATTATCATCTGGAGAGCGACTGGCTCATCGAGATTGATATCACAGCCAACCGTGCTGATGCGCTCGGTCACTGGGGTGTAGCCCGCGACCTGTATGCCTGGTTGAAGCAGAATGGCTACAAGACAAGCTTGCATCGCCCATCTTGCGATGAGTTTGTGGTAGACAACGAGGATCTTCCTATCGATGTTGAAATCCAGAATACTGAGGCTTGCAAGCGTTATGCCTGTGTAAGCATCACCGGTTGTGAGGTGAAGGAAAGTCCTAAGTGGTTGCAGGATAAGCTGAACATCATCGGCTTGCGCCCTATCAACAATATCGTGGATATTACCAACTACATCATGATGGCATACGGCCAGCCATTGCACTGCTTCGATGCAGACATGGTTACCGGTCATAAGATTGTAGTTCGTACCCAGCCAGAGGGCACCAAGTTTGTTACTCTCGATGGCGAGGAGCATACCTTGGGTGAGCACGACCTGAGCATCTGCAATGCTGAGGAGCCTATGTGTATCGCCGGTATCTTCGGCGGTAAGGGGTCTGGTACTTATGAGACAACCAAGGATGTAGTCTTGGAGAGTGCTTACTTCCATCCTACATGGATCCGCAAGAGCGCTCGCCGTCATGGTTTGAGCACAGATGCCAGCTACCGTTTTGAGCGTGGTGTAGATCCAAACGGACAGATTTATGCATTGAAGCAGGCAGCCATCCTCTGCAAGCAGTTGGCTGGCGGCAAGATTTCCATGCAGATCAAGGATGTATATCCAGAGCCAATGCAGGATTTCCCTGTTCGCCTGAACTATGAGTATGCGCATCGCCTTATCGGTAAGGAGATTGGTGCTGAAACCATCAAGAACATTGCTACATCTCTCGAGATGAAGATTGTGAAGGAGGATGCTGAGGGTATCGACCTCCTGGTTCCTGCTTATCGTGTAGACGTTCAGCGTCCTTGCGACGTGGTAGAGGATATTCTCCGTATCTACGGATATAATAATGTGGAGATTCCAACCCAGTTGAAGAGCTCCCTGACTGTTCAGGGCGATGAGGACAAGGCTTATCACAGCCAGAACCTCGTGGCTGAGCAGCTGGTAGGCGAGGGCTTCATGGAGATACTCAACAACTCTCTGAGCAAGGCTAGCTACTATACCGACTTCGACCTCAATAAGTATCCTAACGAGACAACCGTGAAGGTGATGAACCCATTGAGTGCTGATCTCGGTGTGATGCGCCAGACGATGCTGTTCGGTGGTTTGGAGAGTGTGGTTCGCAACATCAACCATAAGAGCCAGAACCTGAAGTTCTTCGAGGTGGGTAACACCTATATATATAATAAGGAGAAGTGGAGCGAGGAGAGTCCTATCAAGGCTTACTCTCAGGAGGCTCACATGTCACTCTTCATCACCGGTAAGCGCGTAGAGGGCAGTTGGGCTCATGCTGATGAGCAGAGCAGCATCTACGAGTTGAAGGCTGTGGTAGAGAATGTTCTCCGCCGTGTGGGTATGCCACAGAACAACGTGGTTATCAAGCACAGCGACAATAACATCTTCTCTAAGGGCGTAAGTTACGAGACCCGTGCCGGAAAGGTATTGGTAGAACTGGGTATCCTGAGCCTGAAGTTGAAGAAAGCATTCGATATCGAGCAGGATGTATTCTATGCTGATATCCACTGGGATAACCTGATGAAGGCAGTGAAGAAGGTGAACCTTACTTATACCGACATCAGCAAGTATCCTTCAGTTAGCCGCGACCTTGCATTGCTCGTAGACAAGAATGTAGAGTTCGCTCAGATTGAGCAGATTGCCCACCAGACAGAGAAGAAACTCCTGAAGAGCGTTGTTCTCTTTGATGTTTACGAGGGTGAGCATTTGCCAGAGGGCAAGAAGAGTTATGCCGTTAACTTCATCCTGCAAGATGAGGAGAAGACTCTGAATGACAAGCAGATAGATGCTATCATGAAAAAACTCATAGCCAACCTTACAGGCAAGCTCAATGCAGAATTGAGATAACAGAACTTTCGTATAGAGGAAGTTAAGGGAAGTGAGAGGGAAGTGAGAGGGACAAATGTCCTACGTTTTACGCTAGATGACTATTGTCTTTTAACTTCCCGAACGACCGTAGGGAGTGATAACTTCTTTAACTTCTATTAATTCCCTCACTTACGAAACAAGAATAAGATAATATTATAAACAAACGATAAACATTTAAAATTTTATTCCAATGGGAAGAGCATTTGAATATCGTAAAGCTA
This Segatella copri DSM 18205 DNA region includes the following protein-coding sequences:
- a CDS encoding penicillin-binding protein 1A, which encodes MRKRFIHILWAVFGTGILTVILAFVAIWFGMIGYMPDIEDLQNPINRFATQVYSADGKVLGTWNLNKENRIVIPYKKMSPYLIKALVATEDERFYEHSGIDFRALGRAIVKRGILGQTNAGGGSTITQQLAKQLYSEKAGSTMERLLQKPIEWVIAVKLERYYTKEEILALYLNYFDFLHNAVGIKTAANTYFNKEPKNLTLCESATLIGLCKNPSLFNPVRYPERARERRNVVLSQMVKAGYLSRSEYSQYAAEPLTLNFHRTDHKDGSATYLREFLRQYMMAKRPERSDYPSWNHAQFVVDSTQWENDPLYGWCNKNYKKDGSPYNVYSDGLKVFTTIDSRIQQYAEEAMYQHVARYLQPRFSAEIARKPSSPYSDKLTPKQIKSILNRSITQSERYRTMKAAGYSEDEIKAAFRKKQEMTVFTYHGDIDTLMSPLDSIRYYKSFLRSGFMSMDPKTGAVKAYVGGLDYTHFMYDMVSLGRRQVGSTIKPFLYSLAMSNGFQPCDLAPNRQRTYMVAGRPWTPRNANHSRAGQMVPLSWGLAQSSNWVSAYLMSKLNPQQFVQMLRDFGINSPDIHASMSLCLGPCEVSVSEMVSAYTVFANHGIRTAPMFVSRIEDNEGNTIATFQPRMNEVISADNAMKMLTMLMGVVDNGTAGRLRYRYNLEGQIGAKTGTTNNNSDGWFIGFTPQLVSGCWVGGEERDIHFDSMSMGQGATMALPIWAIFMKKVYADPSLGISPAIKFDLPEDYNPCSRKAAEQDDFEEVGGGSIDEVFE
- the pheT gene encoding phenylalanine--tRNA ligase subunit beta, giving the protein MNVSYKWLKEYVDFDLTPQETADALTSCGLEVDALEEVQSVKGGLKGLYVGKVLTCEEHPNSDHLHVTTVDLGKGEPQQIVCGAPNVAAGQKVIVADLGCVLYDGDQSFTIKKSKLRGVESLGMICAEDEIGVGTSHDGIIVLPEDAPVGQPAAEYYHLESDWLIEIDITANRADALGHWGVARDLYAWLKQNGYKTSLHRPSCDEFVVDNEDLPIDVEIQNTEACKRYACVSITGCEVKESPKWLQDKLNIIGLRPINNIVDITNYIMMAYGQPLHCFDADMVTGHKIVVRTQPEGTKFVTLDGEEHTLGEHDLSICNAEEPMCIAGIFGGKGSGTYETTKDVVLESAYFHPTWIRKSARRHGLSTDASYRFERGVDPNGQIYALKQAAILCKQLAGGKISMQIKDVYPEPMQDFPVRLNYEYAHRLIGKEIGAETIKNIATSLEMKIVKEDAEGIDLLVPAYRVDVQRPCDVVEDILRIYGYNNVEIPTQLKSSLTVQGDEDKAYHSQNLVAEQLVGEGFMEILNNSLSKASYYTDFDLNKYPNETTVKVMNPLSADLGVMRQTMLFGGLESVVRNINHKSQNLKFFEVGNTYIYNKEKWSEESPIKAYSQEAHMSLFITGKRVEGSWAHADEQSSIYELKAVVENVLRRVGMPQNNVVIKHSDNNIFSKGVSYETRAGKVLVELGILSLKLKKAFDIEQDVFYADIHWDNLMKAVKKVNLTYTDISKYPSVSRDLALLVDKNVEFAQIEQIAHQTEKKLLKSVVLFDVYEGEHLPEGKKSYAVNFILQDEEKTLNDKQIDAIMKKLIANLTGKLNAELR